A window of Streptomyces sp. NBC_01689 genomic DNA:
TGGTCCTGGTGAACGAGACCGCCGGCGCGGACTGGCTGGACAACCACTGGTTCCGCTTCGGCGCGTCCTCGCTCCTGAACGACCTGCTGATGCAGCGTCAGAAGCTGGCCACCGGCCGCTACTCCGGCCCCGACTACGTGACGGTGGACTGATCACCATGGCATCTGCATTCGAGTACGCACCGGCGCCCGAGTCCCGCTCGGTCGTCGACATCGCCCCGTCGTACGGCCTCTTCATCGACGGCGAGTTCACCGAGGCGGCGGACGGCAAGGTCTTCAAGACCGTCAGCCCCAGCACCGAGGAGGTCCTCTCCGAGGTCGCCCGGGCCGGCGCCGAGGACGTGGACCGTGCCGTACGGGCGGCCCGCAGGGCCTTCGAGAAGTGGTCGGCGCTGCCCGGCTCCGAGCGCGCCAAGTACCTCTTCCGCATCGCCCGGATCATCCAGGAGCGCTCCCGCGAGCTCGCCGTCCTAGAGACGCTGGACAACGGCAAGCCCATCAAGGAGACCCGCGACGCCGACCTCCCGCTGGTCGCCGCGCACTTCTTCTACTACGCGGGCTGGGCCGACAAGCTCGACCACGCCGGCTTCGGCGCGAACCCCCGCCCGCTGGGCGTGGCCGGCCAGGTCATCCCCTGGAACTTCCCGCTGCTGATGCTGGCGTGGAAGATCGCCCCGGCGCTGGCGACCGGCAACACGGTCGTCCTCAAGCCCGCCGAGACCACCCCCCTGTCGGCGCTGTTCTTCGCGGACATCTGCCGTCAGGCGGGTCTGCCCAAGGGCGTCGTCAACATCCTTCCGGGGTACGGCGACGCGGGCGCCGCGCTCGTCGAGCACCCCGACGTGAACAAGGTCGCGTTCACCGGCTCCACCGCCGTCGGCAAGGCGATCGCCCGTCAGGTGGCCGGCACCGACAAGAAGGTCACCCTCGAACTGGGCGGCAAGGGCGCGAACATCGTCTTCGACGACGCGCCGATCGACCAGGCGGTGGAGGGGATCGTCACCGGGATCTTCTTCAACCAGGGCCAGGTCTGCTGCGCGGGCAGCCGGCTCCTCGTCCAGGAGTCGGTCCAGGACGAGCTGCTCGACTCCCTGAAGCGCAGGCTCTCCACGCTCCGGCTGGGCGACCCGCTCGACAAGAACACCGACATCGGCGCGATCAACTCCGCCGAGCAGCTGGCCCGTATCACCTCGCTCGTCGAGCAGGGCGCGGCCGAGGGCGCCGAGCGCTGGTCCCCGGCGTGCGAACTGCCGGCCTCCGGATACTGGTTCGCCCCGACGCTGTTCACCAACGTCACCCAGGCGCACACCATCGCCCGCGACGAGATCTTCGGCCCGGTGCTGTCCGTTCTCACCTTCCGCACCCCGGACGAGGCCGTCGCCAAGGCCAACAACTCCCAGTACGGCCTCTCCGCGGGCATCTGGACGGAGAAGGGGTCCCGGATCCTGGCCGTCGCGGGCAAGCTGCGCGCGGGCGTCATCTGGTCCAACACGTTCAACAAGTTCGACCCGACCTCGCCGTTCGGCGGATACAAGGAGTCGGGCTTCGGCCGCGAGGGCGGTCGCCACGGCCTGGAGGCGTACCTCGATGTCTGACAAGTCCGAAGAGCAGCGTCTGAGTGTCTTCAAGACCTACAAGCTGTACGTGGGCGGGAAGTTCCCGCGTTCCGAGAGCGGCCGGGTGTACGAGGTGACGGACTCGAAGGGCAAGTGGCTGGCGAACGCCCCGCAGTCGAGCCGCAAGGACGCCCGCGACGCGGTGGTCGCCGCGCGCAAGGCGTTCGGCGGCTGGTCCGGCGCGACCGCGTACAACCGCGGCCAGATCCTCTACCGCGTCGCCGAGATGCTGGAGGGCCGCCGGGACCAGTTCACGCGCGAGGTCGCCGACGCGGAGGGCCTGTCGAAGTCGAAGGCCGCCGCCCAGGTCGACGCCGCCGTCGACCGCTGGGTCTGGTACGCGGGCTGGACCGACAAGATCGCCCAGGTCGTGGGCGGGGCCAACCCGGTCGCGGGCCCGTTCTTCAACCTGTCGACCCCGGAGCCGACCGGTGTCGTCACCGTCCTCGCGCCCCAGGAGTCCTCGTTCCTGGGCCTGGTCTCGGTGATCGCCCCGGTGATCGCGACCGGCAACACGGCCGTGGTGATCGCGAGCGAGAAGTCCCCGCTGCCGGCGCTGTCGCTCGGCGAGGTGCTGGCGACCTCCGACCTCCCGGGCGGTGTCGTCAACATCCTCTCCGGCAGGACGGCGGAGATCGCCGCTCCCCTCGCCGCGCACCAGGACGTCAACGCGATCGACCTCGCGGGCGCGGACGACGTCCTGGCGAAGGAGCTGGAGATCGCCGCGGCCGACAACCTGAAGCGGGTCCTGCGTCCACAGCCTGTGGACTACGCCAGGACTCCCGGCACCGAGCGCCTGACGGCCTTCCTGGAGACCAAGACCGTCTGGCACCCGACCGGTTCGCTGGGCGCGTCGGGCTCGTCGTACTGAGCTGACCTCCCCGCGTCCCCCGAGGGGCGCGGGGAGGCTCACGCGCTGCCGAGCACGCCCAGCGCCTGCCCCACCACCGGCATGCTGCCCAGTGACGGCGCCTGCGCCAGCGGTCGCGTCAGGGACTGCGAGCTCAGCGGCTTGAAGTCGGCCAGCTGGGCGCCGATCCCGTTGTCGAGCGGGTCGACGCCGGTGCCCGCGAGCGGGTTCGGCTTGAGGCCGGCGAGCGGGCCCGTGATGTAGCCGAGCGTGCCGCTCAGCGCCTGCGCGCCCGCCTGCGCGTCGAGGCTGCCCGCCGACTCGGGCCGGGTGCGGGCCCCTTCGGCGGCCGGAGCCGTGTCCGCCGCCGCCGTGGCCGCACCCGCCCCGAGTGCCGCGCCCGCGGTCGCGAGGGCGACGAGCGCGCGCCGCACGGTCGGGTTCTTGCCTGAAGCGTGTCGTGCCATGACGGGTGCCACCTTCTGCCGCGCAAAGTAATCGTTCCGATGCGAAGGGTAGTTGAGGTGTGATGTGCGCTCCAACGGCGACCCGCAGGGTCGGCACCGCTCGCGTCATGCCTCAGACTGGTGTCTCGTGAGTCTTCCTCCCCCGATACCGACCCGTGTCGCGCTGCTCTGTGGCCCCTCCGGCTCGGGCAAGTCCCTCGTCGCCGCCCGCTCCGGCCTGCCCGTGCTGCGCCTGGACGACTTCTACAAGGAGGGCGACGACCCGACACTGCCGCTGGTGGACGGGAGTTCCGACATCGACTGGGACCACCCGGGGTCGTGGGACGCGCGGAAGGCGGTCGACGCGATCGAGGAACTGTGCCGTACCGGGCGTACGACCGTTCCCGTGTACGACATCTCGCTGAGCGCCCGCACGGGCACGGAGGCGCTGCGCATCGAACGGACCCCGCTGTTCATCGCGGAGGGCATCTTCGCCGCCGAGATCGTCGAGCACTGCCGTGAACTGGGCCTGCTGGGCGACGCGCTGTGCCTGTCCCGCGGTCCGGTGACGACGTTCCGCCGGCGCTTCCTGCGGGACCTCAAGGAGGGCCGCAAGTCGGTCCCCTTCCTGCTCCGCCGGGGCTGGCGCCTGATGCGCGCCGAACGCTCGATCGTGGCGCGCCAGACCGCGCTGGGCGCGCACCCCTGCGACAAGGACGAGGCCCTGGGCCGGCTGGCCTCGGCGGCCGGAACCACGGAGAGCTGCACGACGGCGGCGTGACCGCGGGCCGCCGCGATACACCGCGGGCCACGGCGACACGCCGAGCCCGCACACGAAAAGAGGTCCAGGCGGACCCCCCGTCCGCCCGGACCTTTTCCGCTTCCCCCGTGGTCGCGCGCGATCCCCCGTGGCTCCCCCCGGAACCGTCGACCGCGCGAACCGCTTCCCCCGTAGACCTTCAGGCGACGAGCTCCCCGAAGGACTCCTCCTCGTCACGTCCGAAGCTGAGGACCTCGTCCTCGCGCATCCGGCGCAGCGACCGCCAGATGCTCGACTTCACCGTGCCGACACTGATGTCGAGGATCTCCGCGATCTCCGGGTCCGTGCGGCCCTCGTAGTAGCGCAGGACCAGCATGGTGCGCTGGAGTTCGGGCAGCCGGGCGAGCGCCTGCCACAGCACGGCGCGGAGCTCGGTGCCGCGCATCGCGTCCGTGTCACCGACGGTCTCCGGCAGTTCCTCGGTCGGGTACTCGTTCAGCTTGCGGCGGCGCCACGCGCTGATGTGCAGGTTGGTCATGGTGCGCCGGAGGTAGCCCCCGACCGCGGCCTTGTCACTGATCCGCTCCCAGGCCCGGTACGTCGAGAACAGCGCGCTCTGCAGCAGGTCCTCGGCCTCGAAACGGTCCCCCGTCAGGTGGTAGGCGGTTGCGTACAGGGAGGCGCGGCGCT
This region includes:
- a CDS encoding aldehyde dehydrogenase family protein, with the protein product MASAFEYAPAPESRSVVDIAPSYGLFIDGEFTEAADGKVFKTVSPSTEEVLSEVARAGAEDVDRAVRAARRAFEKWSALPGSERAKYLFRIARIIQERSRELAVLETLDNGKPIKETRDADLPLVAAHFFYYAGWADKLDHAGFGANPRPLGVAGQVIPWNFPLLMLAWKIAPALATGNTVVLKPAETTPLSALFFADICRQAGLPKGVVNILPGYGDAGAALVEHPDVNKVAFTGSTAVGKAIARQVAGTDKKVTLELGGKGANIVFDDAPIDQAVEGIVTGIFFNQGQVCCAGSRLLVQESVQDELLDSLKRRLSTLRLGDPLDKNTDIGAINSAEQLARITSLVEQGAAEGAERWSPACELPASGYWFAPTLFTNVTQAHTIARDEIFGPVLSVLTFRTPDEAVAKANNSQYGLSAGIWTEKGSRILAVAGKLRAGVIWSNTFNKFDPTSPFGGYKESGFGREGGRHGLEAYLDV
- a CDS encoding aldehyde dehydrogenase family protein, with the translated sequence MSDKSEEQRLSVFKTYKLYVGGKFPRSESGRVYEVTDSKGKWLANAPQSSRKDARDAVVAARKAFGGWSGATAYNRGQILYRVAEMLEGRRDQFTREVADAEGLSKSKAAAQVDAAVDRWVWYAGWTDKIAQVVGGANPVAGPFFNLSTPEPTGVVTVLAPQESSFLGLVSVIAPVIATGNTAVVIASEKSPLPALSLGEVLATSDLPGGVVNILSGRTAEIAAPLAAHQDVNAIDLAGADDVLAKELEIAAADNLKRVLRPQPVDYARTPGTERLTAFLETKTVWHPTGSLGASGSSY
- a CDS encoding uridine kinase family protein, with the protein product MSLPPPIPTRVALLCGPSGSGKSLVAARSGLPVLRLDDFYKEGDDPTLPLVDGSSDIDWDHPGSWDARKAVDAIEELCRTGRTTVPVYDISLSARTGTEALRIERTPLFIAEGIFAAEIVEHCRELGLLGDALCLSRGPVTTFRRRFLRDLKEGRKSVPFLLRRGWRLMRAERSIVARQTALGAHPCDKDEALGRLASAAGTTESCTTAA
- a CDS encoding SigE family RNA polymerase sigma factor; the encoded protein is MNTLHSTSTSAVVTRLHDVTRSTEKSGAVSPRGCARGTGRQHTAYMTVVDGFTGENTAAATAAGTAGGAHGGAAYGEATGERRSLSEAEFTAYVQERRASLYATAYHLTGDRFEAEDLLQSALFSTYRAWERISDKAAVGGYLRRTMTNLHISAWRRRKLNEYPTEELPETVGDTDAMRGTELRAVLWQALARLPELQRTMLVLRYYEGRTDPEIAEILDISVGTVKSSIWRSLRRMREDEVLSFGRDEEESFGELVA